One Drechmeria coniospora strain ARSEF 6962 chromosome 01, whole genome shotgun sequence genomic region harbors:
- a CDS encoding synaptobrevin: MSRLSFGSVASSDDASSPTDLAFAQLSQLLTRLQHNVLHPTAERERRLRKSEYERARVESNLAYARTLLGNLEQEALEIKAPARRLERQHALVAHRDSLDTLIDRLEDLRQLGPDGVDDEGSDGEEDLLAHLEPPPPPRDDNDSRVSGTRNGSMADEMAPDSPASRLAAEEDPDVPTTTSVSTPTSTSASIPTTASKPWVDEIQLPTQTSQTLRSRAVNEASPPTSHSTARANLFANRRKAPASTQASAATAEAILDHQRAEQDSLSESILKMAGALKASSHRIATSLEEDKEVVNRAGEGMDRTEKGMEAASGRMGALRRMTEGKGWWGRMILYAWVYGLMLALVLLVFVMPKLRF; the protein is encoded by the exons ATGTCACGCCTCTCCTTTGGCTCTGTGGCCTCGAGCGACGATGCCAGCTCCCCCACCGATCTCGCCTTTGCCCAGCTCTCCCAGCTTCTCACCCGATTGCAGCACAACGTGTTGCACCCAACGGCCGAGCGAGAACGACGACTTCGAAAGAGCGAGTATGAAAGGGCCAGGGTGGAATCG AATTTGGCATATGCCCGCACCTTGCTCGGAAACCTGGAGCAGGAAGCGCTCGAGATCAAGGCACCTGCCCGGAGGCTTGAGCGGCAGCATGCCCTGGTCGCCCACAGGGATAGCTTGGATACGCTGATAGATCGGCTGGAGGATCTGCGGCAA CTTGGCCCAGACGGCGTAGACGACGAAGGCAGCGATGGCGAAGAGGATCTGCTGGCCCATCTCGagcctccgcctcctcctaGAGACGATAATGATTCGAGAGTGTCTGGGACGAGAAATGGATCCATGGCGGACGAGATGGCGCCCGATTCTCCCGCAAGCCGACTAGCAGCAGAAGAGGACCCCGATGTGCCTACGACTACATCCGTCTCAACCCCCACCTCCACCTCTGCATCCATCCCTACAACAGCATCAAAACCATGGGTGGACGAAATTCAGCTTCCGACACAAACGTCGCAAACCCTTCGCTCCCGCGCAGTCAACGAAGCATCCCCGCCCACGTCACACAGCACCGCGCGCGCCAACCTCTTCGCCAACCGGCGGAAAGCCCCCGCCAGCACACAAGCATCCGCAGCCACGGCCGAAGCTATCCTCGACCACCAGCGTGCCGAGCAAGACTCGCTTTCAGAATCCATACTCAAGATGGCCGGTGCCCTCAAGGCCAGCTCGCACCGCATCGCCACCTCGCTCGAGGAGGACAAGGAAGTCGTCAACCGCGCCGGTGAGGGCATGGACCGCACCGAGAAGGGCATGGAGGCCGCCAGCGGCCGCATGGGTGCGCTACGGAGGATGACAGAAGGCAAGGGCTGGTGGGGGCGCATGATTCTTTATGCCTGGGTCTACGGACTGATGCTAGCCTTGGTCCTTCTGGTGTTTGTCATGCCAAAGTTGAGGTTCTGA